From the Synechococcus sp. Nb3U1 genome, the window ATCCCACCAATCTTCTCTAATTGTACGACCTCTCCCCGTCAGGAGCAGGGGAGAGAACCGATCCTGGGTTTTTAGGGATCCGGTTTGCTCGACCAACCCAACAAACCCAACCGATGAATCCCGCCAGAGCCGTGTTACCGTCTGGGAGGTTGCCAACAGGAGGGGCAATGCAAACCCAGGTAGCAGTTCAACCCGAGGCTCAGTTCAAGGAACAGCGACAAGAATCCATTCACCCACCGACCCAGCGGCAGATTCGGCTGCTGGTGCTGGATATTGACGGCACGATTGCGGGGCGTTCCAACCAGGTTTCTGGGCCAGTGCGGGAGGCGATCCAAAAGGCCAAGGCAGCCGGGGTACGAGTTGCTATTGCCACTGGGCGTATGTATCGCTCAGCAGAACGGTTTCACCATGCCATTCAGGCGGATATGCCTTTGTGTAGCTATCAGGGGGCATTGATTCGGGATCCCGCCAGCCAAGAAACCTTGAAGCACTGGGCCCTGGACTGGGAACTGGCGGAAGATTTGTTGCAAAGATTGCAGGATCACCCGCTGGTGGTACACCTCTACATTGAGGATCAGCTCTACCTACGGGAGCTTAGCCCCCTCAGCCAAGCCTATGCCCAGCGCTCCCAGGTGCCCTTTCAGCTGCTCTCCTGCGAACAATGGGGACAACGGCCCACCAAGGTGCTGGCCATGTCGGAAGATGTCGATTTGATCGACCAATTGCTGGGATCCCTGCGGCAACAGTATTCCCGTGAGCAGCTCTATCTCACCCGTTCGGAGCCTTTTTTTCTGGAAGCCACCCACCCGGCGGTGAACAAGGGCAATGCCGTTCGCTTTCTAGCGGAGGAGATGCTGGGGTTATCGGCGGATCAGGTGATGGCAATTGGGGATAGCGATAACGATATTGAGATGATTCAGTACGCGGGGATCGGGGTGGCGATGGGGAATGCCTCTGCCGCCCTGTTGCCCCATGCCGATTGGGTCGCCCCTCTGGTGGATCAAGATGGGGTGGCGGCGGCGATTGAGGCATTTATCCTCAGCCCTTAACTTAAGTTGCGAGTTCTACTGGGATCCATCAATGGTTGGTTTGGCTTCTCCCCCCTTTCCACAGCCGATCCTACGCCCAGCCCAGCAGCAGGCGTTGGCCTACCAATCTGGCGCGCTGGGGATTGCCGCCGTGCCTGGCAGCGGCAAAACCTTCATCCTGGAGCTGCTGATCTCAGATTTGATCCTCAATCGTGGCATCCCACCGGAGCGGATCGGGGTGTTCACCTACATGCGCTCAGCCCGGGGCAATTTGATCAGCCGCATCAACCAGCGTTTGCAGCAGGCGGGCTACCTGAACCGCTTTACCCAAGCCTTCACGTTGCATTCTCTGTCGTTGCGGGTGTTGCGAGAGGCCCCGGGGGAGGAACTGTCCATTTTGGAGCAGTACGAGCGGGATCGCCTCCTCAGCCGCTTATGTCGCGCTTGGCTCACCCACCATACCCAGTTTTGGGATCCCCTCATCCCCACCGACGATAACCCGCAAAAGGTGGCCCAAAACCGGGCCCGTTTCCGGCAGAGTTTTCAGCAGATGGTGCAGGCGGTGATCAGCACGGCCAAAAATCTGCGTCTCGCCCCAGGAGGGATCCCATCCGACACCCAAGGGTACCTGGCTTGGGCCGCTCCCATCTATGCCAGCTATCAGGCAGAGTTGCAGCGGCTGGGCAAACTGGACTACGACGATCTGGGCTGGCAGGCGGTGGAGCTGATCGATCGTAGCCCGGAGGTGCGGGCACAGGTACAGGACTGGTACGACTATCTGTTTGAAGACGAAGCCCAGGATAGCTCTCCGCTCCAGGAAGATCTGCTGCGGTTGCTCAGCCAGCGCACTGGCAATTTGATCCGGGTTGGGGATCCCAACCAGAGCATTATGGGCACCTTCACCACCGCTGAGCCCCGCCTGTTTCGCGCCTTTTGTCGGGCTAGTCCACAGGTGATTTTGCAAGAGTCCAGCCGCAGTGCCCCCCAGATCCTTGCTTTGGCCAACCGTCTTGTGGATTGGGTGAATCGGGAGCACCCCCTCACCCCTCTGCGCACCGCCCTTGCCCCCCAGCACATTCAACTGGCCTCCTCCGGTGGTCAAAACCCTCCGGCGAGTGAGGGTCAGGTGGAGTTCCAATCGATACGGGGATCCCCGGATGAGGAATTGCAACAGGTAGTGCTGCAAGCCATTCAAGCTACGCAAGCCTTCCCCGAGCATACCGTTGTCATTCTGGTGACCACCAACGAGATGGGGGGCAAAGCCCTCAGCTACCTGCAGGAGATGGGGGCCGAGCGGGTGGTGGATCTGTTGCGCAATAATCCCAGCCAGCGACGGGTGCTGCTGCAGTTGAAGGGGGTGATCGATTTGTTCGCGGTGCCCACGGCTCCCATGCGCTTGGCGGCGGCGGTGGAGTATCTGGCGGATTGGGCCGGGATCCCGCGGGCTGATCTGGAGCCGATGTTGAACTGGATCCGCGCTTCACTACCGGAGCGCTTGTTGTTTCCCTATTTTGGCGAGGATCCCTCCCTCCCTTATGGGCCAAAACTCGCGACCCTGCTGCGGACCCTTGCCGGTTGGCTGCGGGCGGGCCGTTCCCCTTGGACGGAGGTTCTAAATCTGGTCATCCAAAGCCTCTATCGCAAGCCAGAAGAATTGTTTGTCGGGCGCTACGTCATCGATCAGTTGGAGCAGGTGCTGGGATCCCTGCCGGAAACCGATTGGCAGGAGATCGCCCAGGAGTTCCAGGTGATTCTGGATCACCGCCTCAACAACCTGCCTTCTGAAATCCTCGCCTTCAACCCAGAACCGGGCAGCATTACCGTCACCACCCTGCACCGCTCCAAAGGGTTGGAATGGGATCAGGTCTTCATCCCGCAACTGTCGGCTTACGAGTTCCCGACCCATTACAGGGATCGCCGCTTCGGGTTGGCCTTTTTGGAGGATGTAGATATGCAGGCCGAGGCGCTGGCACAGTTGCGACAGCTCAACCCCAAAGGCAGTTGGGAGCTGCAGGCGGACTCCGCCACCGAACAAGCCTTTCTGGATTTGGCGGCAGAGCGGTTGCGGCTGTTGTATGTGGGCATCACCCGCAGCAAGCGGCGGCTTACTCTCTCGGTTTCCAGTCAGTCGCGCTTCGGCAGTGAGCAAAGTTCTTCTCTGCTGTTTCGAGTGCTGAATCCTAAGCCGACGGCTGGGTAAACAACACCTTGAGACCAGCCACCCAATCGCTTGTGCATCAACAGCCTGCTAGCATGGCTAAGCCCGATACGCTTTGTGGCGACAGGGCAGTTTTTACAGCCATGGGTACTCTGCCATGCAACCTCGGCGTATCGCCCGCGAACTGGCCCTGCTAG encodes:
- a CDS encoding Cof-type HAD-IIB family hydrolase, yielding MQTQVAVQPEAQFKEQRQESIHPPTQRQIRLLVLDIDGTIAGRSNQVSGPVREAIQKAKAAGVRVAIATGRMYRSAERFHHAIQADMPLCSYQGALIRDPASQETLKHWALDWELAEDLLQRLQDHPLVVHLYIEDQLYLRELSPLSQAYAQRSQVPFQLLSCEQWGQRPTKVLAMSEDVDLIDQLLGSLRQQYSREQLYLTRSEPFFLEATHPAVNKGNAVRFLAEEMLGLSADQVMAIGDSDNDIEMIQYAGIGVAMGNASAALLPHADWVAPLVDQDGVAAAIEAFILSP
- a CDS encoding ATP-dependent helicase, whose product is MVGLASPPFPQPILRPAQQQALAYQSGALGIAAVPGSGKTFILELLISDLILNRGIPPERIGVFTYMRSARGNLISRINQRLQQAGYLNRFTQAFTLHSLSLRVLREAPGEELSILEQYERDRLLSRLCRAWLTHHTQFWDPLIPTDDNPQKVAQNRARFRQSFQQMVQAVISTAKNLRLAPGGIPSDTQGYLAWAAPIYASYQAELQRLGKLDYDDLGWQAVELIDRSPEVRAQVQDWYDYLFEDEAQDSSPLQEDLLRLLSQRTGNLIRVGDPNQSIMGTFTTAEPRLFRAFCRASPQVILQESSRSAPQILALANRLVDWVNREHPLTPLRTALAPQHIQLASSGGQNPPASEGQVEFQSIRGSPDEELQQVVLQAIQATQAFPEHTVVILVTTNEMGGKALSYLQEMGAERVVDLLRNNPSQRRVLLQLKGVIDLFAVPTAPMRLAAAVEYLADWAGIPRADLEPMLNWIRASLPERLLFPYFGEDPSLPYGPKLATLLRTLAGWLRAGRSPWTEVLNLVIQSLYRKPEELFVGRYVIDQLEQVLGSLPETDWQEIAQEFQVILDHRLNNLPSEILAFNPEPGSITVTTLHRSKGLEWDQVFIPQLSAYEFPTHYRDRRFGLAFLEDVDMQAEALAQLRQLNPKGSWELQADSATEQAFLDLAAERLRLLYVGITRSKRRLTLSVSSQSRFGSEQSSSLLFRVLNPKPTAG